GGGATGTCTTAGATTTCACTTGAATTGCTCAAAAAATCCACCAGATTTGTTGCATTTTCTGAGCTCTCGAGATGTATGTCTCTGCCTTGAAATGCTCTAAAAACTAGTAGATTTGATGTGTTTTCTGAACTTTTAATGCTAGAATTAGAATGTTAGATATAGAAGATTATTTAGAGATGCATTAATAAACAAGCAGATttgatgtatttatatatatatatatatatatatatatatatatatatatatatatatatatatgtcattaTAGTTATAGTTTTTCTATGGTAAAAGCGTAACTAAATAATTTCATTGCCTTCTATATTCTCTTATCCTTTTGTGTATATTCTTATAATGTTATGCCCTACTTTTTTTTATCTAGCACATGATATTATGTGTTGACAAAATTTGTTACCTCTTAATTGCTAAATTGGAATTTCCAAGTGAAATATTGATGATTTACAAGATATAGATTGATCAAGTGGCCTAGTTTGATTTTTGACAATTATATTTGATTTCTTAGTGAGTATTATTTACTTGATATCAATATCTCTTGGGCCTATATGAGCTATATTGGATTCTATTTTTTGGGTCGGCATAGGTTGGAGCTTGCAAAAGAAATGAAAGGCATAtggtgggtatttaggaagaaagaaatgggagatgtttcaAAAATTCAAGTCACTCTTCAGGGTGGGTGATGATGAGAGCATGgggtttaaatttttttattttttattattgggcttcatgctcctttttttttttttttttgtatagatTTTTGCTTACAGGATAGTCATATTAAATTACTCTCATGTCTTTTGaatggatacacacacacacacacacacacatacatacatgtatgtatgaatgtatgtatcAAGGCCTTTTGAGGCTCAATTTTACATTTATGAGTGACAATTGGCCAGCGTAAAGATATATGTGTGGCTTATTCACTATTTTGGTCTTGATTGTGTTTCTTATATTTTTGTTCTTGGAATGTGTTACAGTTGAACGAGGAGGATGTTTATTTATCTTATCTCCCTCTGGCACATATCTTTGATCGGGTGATTGAGGAGTTGTTTATTTCTCATGGTGCCTCAATAGGATTTTGGCGTGGGGTGAGTTATTTCGTCTACATGATATCCTTTTTCCAAATAAGAGTCCAATTTAATTATAATTTCCATTAAGCAAGTGTCAAGAGAAATGAATTCCTTGGCCATCTTAGCTAAGGATTCACTAGGCCTTTGCTTTTTATTGGGATCCATATCCATTGCCTTAATGGATATTTTGTATTCATATCTTTTTTCAATAAATTGATTCGttgcaataaaaaataaaataaaatctatatTTCATCTCTAGGATGTAAAATTATTAATTGAAGACATTGGGGAGCTAAAACCAACTATTTTCTGTGTTGTTCCACGTGTGCTGGATTCGATCTATACAGGTAATGTTCAACAAGTCATTGTCCCCAAGAGATGCTATGCCTAGCATTCTAACACATGTCAATGTCTGCATCCTTTGGTACAAATATGTAATATATGCATGCGAATAAATATATACATGCATGTACACTGTACATGCATTGtttcaatacatgtctttttGTTGCATATGGAAGTACCGAAGCATTATATTCTGTcatttttcatctttcaataCATGAACACAAAAATACATGTGTTGTGTGTGCGCATGGGCCATCACTATATTCAATTTTAGCCTTCCTCCCAGCTGTTTGGGTTCAAATTTTAATTGTTAAATTGGCAAGGGTTTTATTATCAGCTGCTCACTGGACATTAACCTTCTTTAACCTTGCTCTGGAACCAGCCATGGTAGAGATTCACCTTGACAACACGCTGATGGCAGCACGGTCTCACCCAATACTAACCCCAAGCCCAACTAAAACTCGCACAACCCAAGGGTAAGCAAGCATTCAGAGCACTGAGATTGTTTGATTTGTATTTTCAAAGCACAAATCAATAGGAACTCTAATCTCAGATTAGAAGTGCTGATCTGTTCATGGCTCCAAGAGCTGGGTTGACTCTCTTACTTTTGAAGTGTCCCATCATTGAGGAGGATTTGTAAGCTTattacaagaaaataggcctttaccggcggtcaaaaccgccggaaAAGACATAAAACCGCCGGCAAATATTTTGCCCGCAGTTagttaacagccggtaaagcctcagtcggtaaaggctttaccgtcGGTCAGGACCTTTCCTGACAATTGTGCTGGACGCCGCCAAATTGTCAGCTTTTTATTGAAATGCtatcaaaagctacggataaaattcgTACCTAAACatagctacggttatagtccgtaATACAACCGTAGCTATAGATTTAAAAGCatatggctacgaattaaatcAGTTGCTATAGAACTCATGGCTACCAATAACCCGTAGCCATAGAGCAAATCTTTTTCGTCagcaagacaaaaaaaaaaaaaacagagagagagagaagaaaaagaaaggtgaCACTCatgtatcctagtttttttttttttttttctttttatgctgCAAATGTTATCAtccttttttttaactttttatgcTGCGAATGTTATCATCCTTGCTCAGGCCTTCTCTTTCACTGGAGATGTTATCAAATGATGCAATGTGGTCGCTTGGACAACTATGCTTAGACCTGAATACTGGGAGCGGATCGAACCGGTGCGCTTGAGGCTGAAATTCCTCTCATTGCCCTTGTGTAGAAAACGTCGCAGTGGCCATGGAAGGACCGCCACCAAGCACAATGAATAAGGCTGGTCATGGGCCCAATGAGCATTGAATCCGTTGAAGCCTAGCAAATCTGTCTGACCTGCAGCCCACAAAATGagagaagaccataaatgaaaggACTAAGAAAGGGAAATGGAAATCATTTAATATATTGAAATGAATAATCATATTGAAAGGACTAAGACCATCCCGCACTTGAAGGGAACAAGAGAAATCCTCACAAGATATagcaatgaaagaaactcttcagCTTCAACATCCGTAGATTTCTGCAAAATGGAGGAAGCCACATCCCTTGGGACCCTTCAAGCACAAAACATCCATTCATGGTGACATCCAAATCCACCACCTTGCAGGCCAAATTGGGGAACTGATCTTGCAGCTTACACTCCCCTAACCAGAAATCCTTCAAAAACTGAGCCCTCATCCCATTCCCCACCCAAAAACCAAACGCTCATCCCGTTCCAAATAACCATAGTCTACACCAACAAACTACCATCCCAACTTTGAAGAGTTTGAAGTTCAAAACTGATGTAGAAATAAATATCAAAACAAATATCACTGTTTCTTCACAAATCATTATGAATGCTGCAACTTCCTTAGAAAAAGTGTGTGAAGAAAATTAACGGTCTTTCAACAGGATGATATTCTAGTCAAGAAAATCAGGAAATATACCAAATAGCAACAGTAAATACACATTGTAATGTTTTGTAAGCAGTGTTCAGAGTTTCAGTATCATTATGTATCAATGACCGAGGATACAGAAACATGCATCAGGACATGTTAAGAGACACATGTTTagacatgtaaaaataaaaatatcgtaAAAGACaactatatataataagtttcctgCACTTGTCCAACCTAAATCTTCCTTTGTATGTTTATTAAATCTTCGAGGCTAGAGTATGTGTTTGAGTTTTCACAATTTTCCATTTCTAGCGGTAGCTAATCCTAACAGGTTCTATAAATCTATAACGGTTAAATAAAggaagatatatcaaatggagcATGGTTTTCACAATCTAATTTCACAAAAACCAATCCATccttgcatgtgggccccatcaggcCACAATCTAATTTCACAAATCCTGCCAAACCAAGTCAACAAACAAAGTTGGCAGTGAAAATCACCTTGAAACATAACAAGGCGAAGATAGTTACACATTCAACTTATCTGCACAAGGGTTAatgagaaaagaaaagtaaatggaaaagaaatcaatgAGACTAAAACAGACAAGGGTGGTTAGCATTCAGCTAGGCAAAAGATACAGATATCGTAAAGCTCTAAAAATTACTTTGTAAAATTTCCATGGACTTAGCATTATTTGACATCCTTCCAAGAATCTGAACACTCCAAAGATAGTGATTGACCAGAAGAAACTGCAGACAAGCTGGGTATGTGACCAATTTCTATTTAATTCTAaatcagtttttatttttttcataaatgagtggcccacctgatgagttgtcGTACTTGTTTTTGTTATGATCACATATGCATTAGAACCATCATCTGGACCGCTCGTCATGAAATCCATTGTTTTGAGTACATTGTTATTGCAACATGACATCTTAAAAGACaatttaagggcatgtttggatcaaATTTAATTACGATTACTAGTGTAATGAATGGATTTTAACTTGAAACTACCAAGCTCTGAAAGCAGGGTAAAAGCTGTTCAAGGGAAAATAAAAGATTAGACAATGGCAAAAAGACACTGTTACCTTTTTCTAGTGATGATGATAAATTTTAGAAACACATTGCataagagaaaatagatacttgccTGAACAAGGTAAGTTCATCCACATGATATTTGTAACGAGAGGTTTCCTGAGAAAACAGATAACAAACtgttattcatcaaaattataaagagcAAAGGCTAGGAATGATTAAAAACACTATCAATATCCTCATCCTTAATATCATATAGGCTCAGAATCTTGCAAAATGCAACACAGAGAAGGCAAATTTGTCAATCTACTTCCATGAAACAACAATTTTCATCTAGCATAGAAAAGTGAAGAAGATAACAATGATAAACAACTGCAGTAGAAAGAAGTGCCGAAAAACTTCCACATGATAAGCTAAATGATCAATGCAAGTCATAGTATAGAAACTaacaaaaagaaaaccaaattgaGGAATGGTGCAAAGTTCCTGGACCAAAAAGATCACCAAAAATGAATTTTGCATGGACCAAAAagttagagaaagaaaaaaagaaaaaaaaaatgagaaagagcaaAACAAGCTTACCATCTCTAAAGAGTTACATTCCAATAGGGAAGCACAAGGATAGAAGCAGAATTGCCAAATCAGGTAACCATACTTGACCTGACCAATTCCAACCAGagggtcagcccaagcccaatccagcTTAAAGAGGACCTAACTGCAATTTTACATTCATAAAGAAGTAGCAAACATTAGcagttaaaattagctcacactccAAATCACCATTCATTGTGTTTCAGACCACCAAACAATGATTGTTGATTTGTCGGGAAGTTGTCCCGTGCAGTCCGACTTTGCAATATGGTGAAAACAAGCTGGCTGATTCCAGAATGTGATGAGACATGTTCAGAGTCAGTTCAAAGAACACAAGAGATACATATATTCTTATAAAATTCTCTAAATACAAAGTATCTACTACATAGCTTGTAATGATACACATCTGATAAATTACAACTTTTAGCTGTTCAGAAATCCAGattgtccaaattgctgacccaattgtagaTGAAGCTATACATCACTGTCAGATCTTGTGGGTTTGGTGGTATCATAGGTCCCCACAAAAGAGAAGAAAACTAAGGGAAAAGCGATAAAGCTTTTGATTACTTTCTGTCACCAACAAAGTCAGTGAAAACCACATCATCTTCAATTAAAAAACAATCAGTTGGTGGCCAAATATCAAGTTATGAGCTTACCTAGCAATATCAAGAGAGAATCTCAGAGCTTTAGAAGGCTGTAGCCGTCCTTTCTTTTGAAGGTAATTTGCCAAATCTCCTTGAAATCCACCGAAGTACAAGAATCCATCTGGTTTAATGACATACATAAATGTTACCTAGACAATGTAGTcttttaaataatattttaagtgaTGCCATATGTATTATCAACATCGAtgtaaatatagaaataaataagACAGGCCACAACAAGTGCCACCTGATGTCCAGTAAAATCGCAACCTATTAACAGTTTGTAATATGGCTGAAATATGTACTAGCAAAGCCTTATGTAATAGAAGGTGACGAAGAACCTGTGTATATGTTCCAATCTAGGGTGAGCCTTTTTATATCAGACAAAGCAAATTATAAATCTAATCATGCAATAAAATAAGCACcttaaaaatgataagaataaCAGTTGTTTGTTCTTCAAGAGCTGCTTTGCTCAACCATGTCGCTAAAATCATCATACCACCTTTGGTCAAAaacctgaaaaataaattttagaatgACTACATTCAGATAAGGGAACCAACTTTCTAACATCATCAATTAAAGCTCAGAAACAAGGGATGTAAGTACAAGGGAAGAAAATCTCAAGCATAAATGCAGTGGTAAAAGTGTTGGAACTGGCCTTAAAGGTAAATGACTCCATGTACTCTGTTTGGAATTTTGCCCTTCTATATACTAGTAATATCCTTGTAATTTATTGTCTGATTGTGCATCTGGATTTTTGCATATGCATGTGGATCAAGTCAGCGAAAGTTAGCATCATTTCCACTATGGTAGCTCACATGTACGACACATGTTCAAATGCACATGCATATGACCATATGGGGCCCTTTAGTGATGTGGAAAACCTAATTACACTCAAACCCAAACCCACTGGCAATAAAATCAAACCAGAAGATGATAATCCAAACACCAAATTCAAAATTGgatctgtttcctatagtgtggtccgccTGCgaattggatttacttcatttttgggctaatatgctaaaattatctggcaaaacggatggacggcgtagatttacaataaatatatcaaagtgggccccacagtaaggaccgAACCTAATCCGCTCACTATATCCACCTTTTTTTATGGATATGGGTCCGAATCCGAAAAAGTGCGAGTGTGGGTCATGGTAGAGGAGGACTACCAAAATAAATACTCTTGCATATGCAGGCATCTCAAAATGCAGAAAGCACCCCATACACCGAACCGAAattgcataaaataaataaaataaaaacagagaTTCAACACTAACACTCCGAAATCTCAGTGTATGATGGGTTTGAATCCGAAAAATTAAGATAGGAGAAGGTCATGTCAGAAGTGGACTACCAATGTACATAGTCATGCGCATACAAAAACCAAATTACACAAAATACCCCTTACTACAGAACCGAGATTCACGCACATACACCGAAAATTCAGTGTATATATCAGCACCTTAGATGGAAATGAGGTTTGGATAGCAAGAACGCCGTCCGATGATGAAATCTCAGCTGCAATCTCTCATCGCTCTGCTGTCTTAGATCTGCAAACggagagagagactgagagagacagagatggcagagagagggagagtgtcgGTGATGAGTTCGAGagtggagagggagggagagagaggtagagagagatcgagtggagACGGAGAGGTGCAGAGAGAGAGCGGAGAGTGAAGGCgcagagagagagcaagagagcaagagagagagagagagagagagagagagagagagagagagagaaatgaggcgGCCGGTTAGGGCATTTGCGATTTTGATCGGGGCATTTGTGATTTTAATTAAATAGGAACACTTTGCCTGCAGTCGGCTTTGATTCCCGCGGGCAAAGGGTTCCACCAAGTGTCGGTTCTGCCCTCCTTTCTCGTAGTGGCTATTGTCTCTCTTGCATGCTTCAAGTTTGTTAATCTCTATTGTCTATACTCTATCTTGCACTAGTTGTTCACCATAAAAAGAGAATGGAGCTTTTGATCTTACTTCTTCCTATGGATGTGTTCTTAAGCCTTTGTTGTTCTTTTTCCAGGTCTGACAGAGAAGATTTCTTCAGGAGATTTCTTGAAGCATACATTGTTTAACATCGCATACGCATAGTAAGTTCTGCAACTTGTATTCCTAATAGAAAGAACATGATCGATTTGTTCCTCAAAGAAAATCTCGATAGGAAGCTTAGTCCCACATTCCTATTTGGAATAATCTGCCTAGGGTCCTCGACATCACtatattccattttttttttctttccatacCTTGTTGTTGTCTGCTCATTGCATTGTGCCCTCCTTTTCCTTTCTGTTACTATTCTGTTTCTTGATTTCACCCAACTCCGAGGCAGCACCACTTTTTGACAAAGTAGTTTTCAGCAAGGTAGCCATTGTCCATCAGCAGATACTACCCTAATTTTGTTATTGCTCATAATAGCGGCCTGAATAAAAACCATTGTCTGCTTCCCTAACCTTTATTTCCATGCTTTCTTAAGGTAAAGCAAGGATTAGGCGGAAAAGTAGGACTTATTTTATCTGGAGCTGCTCCACTTGCAACACATGTGGAAGCTTTTCTACGGGTGGTGGCATGTGCTCATGTTCTACAAGGCTATGGTTTGCATCCTTCTAGACTGTATTACCTGCTTTAATTCATTCCTATGTCTTTACCTAGTAAAGGTCTGATGCAATTTAGGTTGATTAGATGAAAGATATTTCACATCTTCTGAGAACAACTTAATCTAATGAGGTTTAATGAATCAAGAATCTTAGATAACCGATGGCATGCTAATGTTCAATGCAGGTCTGACGGAAACTTGCGTGGGGACATTTGTCTCACTACCGAATGAACTATCAATGCCAAATGTAGATGTGTGCCTGGAGTCTGTTCCTGAAATGGGATATGATGCCAATTCAAGCACACCACGTGGAGAGATTTGTGTAAGGGGAAATACCCTGTTCTCAGGATACTTTAAACGAGAAGACCTCACAAAAGAAGTCATGGTCGGTGGATGGTTCCACACAGGTATCTCCGTCTCAGCATTTATCTGCCTCTGGGCAATTAGATCCCCATATGCTGTCCAACCATCATTTGCATGCGGTTCAGATTTTTCATGCTGCATTCTCTGTAACAATGCTTACAATGATTGCTTGACACAGGGGATATCGGCGAGTGGCAGCCAAATGGAAGTATGGAAATCATTGACAGGAAAAAGAACATTTTCAAGCTTTCACAAGGAGAATATGTTGCGAGTGGCAGCCAAACAGGGGAACCTTGCCTCTCTTTTTTTGGCATAAATATAACAAATGAGTGAACAACTTCTTGTTAGTTTTCGGTTTAACAGGTAAATGTTCTCTGTTGAGTAGTTTTCTCTCTGCTGACAATGGCTTGGACTTTTAAGTAGGATTTGAATGCTTGATTTCCGAATGGATGCACCTtatccaccaaaaaaaaaaagagaaaagataaCTAGTTGTGCTTATTCCTGCATGATCTGTGGATATGTCATATGCATAGTCACTTTGCTCATGGGACCCCAGCAAGAGGCCAACGGCTGTAGAGGCCCTCCAACATTCAAATGCACGGTATGCTATCAAGTCATCAGCTGTCAAATATTGGCAGAGTGGTTGAAAAAATCTTGGCTGCAGGTTGGACATGAGATGCAGGTAGCATTCTGCCTCATCCAGAAGTATGTTGATATGCAAACTATTGGAACTAAATTATAGATAATATCTGCATTTTCTGTTGAGCATGTGAAAGGTTATATTTATATTGAAGCTGATAGGGAACGTGAAGTCGTTGAGGTATTTTCTTGCAGATGTAGAGcactttcatttcttctttttccctttttacaTGCTTTCCAGACTAATTAGGAATGGAACCAATTTTCAAAACAGGTATGTAAAGCGCTTTGTAGTATATATTCTAGTAGAGTGGTGCTggttcccaaaaatgaagttctCTATCTGCTTTCTCTTCAAATCAAATCAAGTGAAGTTTCTAAGGGCACATGGGTCCTCGTGAAGTATGGGAAATACAAAGGGGACCTTGCACAGGTATGAGGTGTCTTTTCTTGAGATGAGAATTAGCTGGCTTTCTGCTGGTTTTTAAAAGTTCTCTTTTATCTATACACCTTTCTGTAGGTTGTGGCAGTTGATGATGCACGGAAGAGGCCACCGTAAAGCTAATTCCAAGGATCGATCTCCAAGCCACGGCACAAAAATATGTATGTAATTTCTTTCTTCCAGAAAATTTATGTGGCAGTGATTTTGGAATTGTGAAGCAACTACAGTTGGTTGCATGCTATTGTTTTCTAACCAACATTCTGTTTTGACTTTTGTTTAGCTctaatcatttttattttttttttatttttcctggtGTGAATAAATATTCATATTTCCAGCTACCATTATCAGTGTATATGCTTCCTTTAGCCATTTGATTTGTTCACTAGTTTGCATTTACTTCCTGTTGTGTTTCTGCTTATGACATTATTGCTTGTTTTGtggaatgatttatatatttctaaAATGGAGAACTTGGTGTTTTCACCATTCATTTGCATAAGCTTTATCACTATTTATGGTAGGCTTGATTCTTTGTTACAATTCTATATTTCTGTAtgtgaaattttatttatttgtctttGGTATTAAGGGAATTTGGAGTGGAATGATTACTGGGATTGCTTCACAGACCCTCATCCTTATAGTAATCACGTAGCGTACTGACCGGGAGAAAGAGGCAAGTGTATATTGCAACACATTTCTATATGCTTTGTAAGTCATCTTTCTTCTTAATGATTTAATTTTCCTTAAGCTTTACTTTATCAGCATAGCTAGACGTTAATGAAATTGACTTGAGGAAATGCATTCACATGCGGCAGGGAGATTCAGTTTTTGAACCTTGTTTCTTTATCTATGCAGAAAAATGAGGCGTGGGTTTTCATTTACCCCAAAAATATATGAGGTAATACTTTGATATTTTGGAATGGttttctttgaattttattttttttaaaatattagagTGTAATTAAATTGAGAGTTGTTGTAGATGCTAATAGATTCTCAACTTTCTAAATATGTTCCTTTACTACTATTATTGTGATCATTATGTAGAAGATTCTTGCTCAGATTCTCAACACATCTTAGATACCATCCAGTTTCATCCATGTCACCTAAAGCAGATCATAGAAATGTAATTAATGAACCAGATTCACCACTGATATTGGTCACGTGTACGCTTAAATGTCACGTGTgaagggtgcatatggatggacgggcatggataaaacacatgcatcaatgtagggccaatagatgtaatggaattcaagttacaacatttgttgccttgatagttttttgactttttaaggatAGAATCAAATGATTAATTATTTTCCAtgcatcaatttgttgaatgctactttttgactctcttttttttttttttccttcttgtgTGAAGGATTTTTAATCAATTATGCctgaatttaggcctacaagcacttcatTGCTTTGTACTTGTCAGCAAGATTGTTAATACTCTTCACATATCTGTTTATTGATGTCAAGTAGCTCTTTTCTATAGGTAACTCGGCTTAATTCAAGCTATCCAGGTGGGTTTGGCATCATATATTCGAAATGCTAGGAATCTATTAGCAGATTCAAAAGCAGGGAAAATTCCATTTAATGGCTTTACTCCTTCGGTGAGTGAATCATTATTTTTGTTTTGCAATCTGTGTTTCTTGTACATTTCTGCCAGATTTTTGTCTTCAATTtcacttttttatatatatataaaaaggagAAAGATTTGCTCTATGGCTACAGCTACACTATGGGCTagtcacctttagctacgaatttTAGCCGTAGCTTTTTACCAATTTTCAAGGTAGTGTACCAAAAACTGGCAATTTGGCGGCGTCCAGCACAATTGTCAGTAAAGGTCCtaaccgccggtaaagcctttaccgactgaggctttactgGCTATTAGCTGACTGCAGGCAAAGGATTTGCCGGCGATTTTATGGGCCTTTGCCGgtggttttgaccgccggtaaaggttagttttcttgtagtgaccccTCTTCCACCCTCTTAATTCgcccaaccaaacaggccctttggTTAACCTAAAGTCTGAAAATTGGCTCTATTAAAAACTCTGATGAGGCTACCAAACAGGAAATAAGGTTATAGGTATGCTCACTCTTCATTTTCACTGGGGCCCATCTGAGTTGCAGATCATCTTGATTCTTAATGGCCCGGATGTGTGATATCTACTCCACCGATCAGGCGTGCCTTCCCTGTTTGGCGTGAAgcctaaaaattaggctgatctggAACTTGAGTGGGCCTCAGGGAATACTCACGACGGGACAGTACATGTCATCCAATCAAttcattatatggggcccaccggtATGATGGGGCAGGCAAAGGTGCAAAAATCATGTTGATCATATGGTCCTGCCCCTTTAAATGTCAAATATGAGATGGTTGATATGGGTTATGCTAATATCCCTACTTCCCCGTGGAAGTTAGCAACCATCCCAAAGCTTTCAGATGATGCACAAGATGGGACTGTCCGTTCACTCCAAACCACTGGACGGGGATTGGGTACTGGAGATGGACGGTTCTGTCAgaggctttgtgggacccaccatgatgtatgtattttattcacactgtccatccattttttacaaatcattttacgtgatgtgcccaaaaatgagcagatcgaatactcaagtggaccacaccatggggggattgaatgcctatcgctaaaaacctcttggggccatagaagttttggattaacctaatatttatttttacccttcatccaagtctacgtgaccttatgaacagattggatggaaaataaacatcac
This region of Magnolia sinica isolate HGM2019 chromosome 1, MsV1, whole genome shotgun sequence genomic DNA includes:
- the LOC131249564 gene encoding long chain acyl-CoA synthetase 4-like translates to CSWNVLQLNEEDVYLSYLPLAHIFDRVIEELFISHGASIGFWRGDVKLLIEDIGELKPTIFCVVPRVLDSIYTGLTEKISSGDFLKHTLFNIAYAAPLFDKVVFSKVKQGLGGKVGLILSGAAPLATHVEAFLRVVACAHVLQGYGLTETCVGTFVSLPNELSMPNVDVCLESVPEMGYDANSSTPRGEICVRGNTLFSGYFKREDLTKEVMVGGWFHTGDIGEWQPNGSMEIIDRKKNIFKLSQGEYVASGSQTGEPCLSFFVTLLMGPQQEANGCRGPPTFKCTIISAFSVEHVKGYIYIEADREREVVEVCKALCSIYSSRVVLVPKNEVLYLLSLQIKSSEVSKGTWVLVKYGKYKGDLAQVVAVDDARKRPP